From Nymphaea colorata isolate Beijing-Zhang1983 chromosome 6, ASM883128v2, whole genome shotgun sequence, a single genomic window includes:
- the LOC116256582 gene encoding nudix hydrolase 24, chloroplastic-like: MASASLFNISSALSSSSSSSTTPLFRLDDRRGLLSFSTCRRKAGPAAAMKLISLKEKKVEAASLEPLPSLEPYNKHSKLCNFGLEKKTTLVPFFFEGHVIGYINPKFLQNLGKFSDVFSLVWDIEGDVRKKIHRKDFGIAFQPTLRTKEERTAAISHVVKTLHFNGHLPKPHGELYAVSTHFHGETIFSLDRSYAPYFGIQGYAVHVNGYVERKGEKKVWVGKRSMSKSTYPGFFDQLVAGGLPEGLTCKENVIKECREEAGIGRAIAERAMPVSILSYEQIEGCKFERYVLFCYDLHLPRNFTPQCTDGEVESFHLLSIPCIKNILETSTKFKPSCAIVTIDFLIRHGMIKPDQKGYLTLLKSLRGGNCL, translated from the exons ATGGCTTCTGCTTCTTTATTCAACATCTCTTCtgctctctcctcctcctcctcatcttcAACAACTCCCTTGTTCCGGCTAGATGATCGCAGGGGGCTGCTGAGTTTCTCAACTTGTCGGCGAAAGGCCGGGCCTGCAGCTGCCATGAAACTCATAAGCctcaaagaaaagaaggtgGAAGCAGCATCATTGGAACCTCTACCATCACTGGAACCATATAACAAGCATTCTAAACTCTGCAACTTCGGATTG GAAAAGAAGACGACCTTAGTACCTTTCTTCTTTGAAGGACATGTCATTGGATACATAAACCCAAA GTTTCTGCAGAATCTCGGAAAATTTTCAGATGTTTTCAGCTTGGTGTGGGACATCGAGGGCGACGTGCGAAAGAAAATCCACAGAAAAGATTTTGGTATTGCCTTCCAACCTACCCTGAGGACCAAGGAAGAGAGAACAGCAGCCATTAGCCACGTGGTCAAGACTCTTCACTTCAATGGCCATCTCCCAAAGCCCCATGGCGAG TTGTATGCAGTGTCAACTCACTTTCATGGGGAGACAATCTTCTCTCTCGACAGAAGCTATGCACCATACTTTGGTATTCAG GGATACGCAGTGCATGTGAACGGTTACGtggagaggaagggagagaagaaggtgTGGGTTGGAAAGAGGAGCATGAGTAAAAGCACATATCCTGGTTTCTTTGATCAACTTGTTGCTGGAGGCTTG CCTGAGGGACTCACTTGCAAAGAGAATGTCATCAAGGAGTGCCGGGAAGAAGCTGGAATAGGTCGTGCCATTGCAGAGAG GGCAATGCCGGTGAGCATTCTGAGCTATGAGCAGATCGAAGGCTGCAAGTTTGAGAGATACGTGCTCTTCTGCTATGACTTGCACCTCCCTCGGAATTTCACGCCTCAATGCACAG ATGGGGAGGTGGAAAGCTTCCATCTTCTATCGATCCCCTGCATCAAGAACATCCTTGAAACTTCAACCAAGTTCAAGCCAAGTTGTGCTATAGTAACCATCGATTTCCTCATACGCCATGG GATGATAAAGCCAGATCAGAAAGGCTACCTAACCCTGTTGAAAAGCCTAAGAGGGGGCAACTGCCTCTGA